One Fibrobacter sp. UWH4 genomic region harbors:
- a CDS encoding ATP-binding protein, which produces MYKRQAYLDKLVHSIGNGFIKVVTGIRRSGKSFLLNTLFYDYLKYNVTDDEHIIRFAFDSAEDLERIGENPIELQLKKRQVDPTKFMDYLKTCIKEGERYFLLLDEIQELGAFESVLNSYLRKPEFEIFVTGSNAKFLSKDLITEFAGRSDQIHLLPLSFSEFMEIFSGDKYQGFAEYLLYGGLPLVAQERDAEKKRRILSSLFDEVYIRDVVKRNKIRNENDLRDLIDVLSSSVGSLSSAEKITNTFHSEKKSKITRNTVAKFIDYLEDAFLISSASRYDIKGKRYIGAPKKFYFADLGLRNARLNFRQFEETHLMENAIYNELLYRGFNVDVGVVELAQKNESGSVSRKNLEIDFVCNLGSERYYIQSAFSMPDNEKRAKEIRPFKTVRDSFKKIVVTKDFVPAFYDENGILTMNVIDFLMEPNSLISLG; this is translated from the coding sequence ATGTACAAAAGGCAGGCCTATCTGGACAAATTGGTCCATTCCATCGGGAATGGCTTTATCAAGGTGGTTACCGGAATTCGGCGTTCCGGTAAGTCCTTTTTGTTGAACACCCTCTTTTACGACTATCTGAAATACAATGTAACGGATGACGAGCATATAATCCGGTTTGCATTCGATTCCGCCGAGGACCTTGAACGAATCGGCGAAAATCCGATTGAACTGCAGTTGAAGAAAAGGCAGGTAGATCCGACAAAGTTTATGGACTATTTGAAAACGTGCATCAAAGAAGGCGAACGGTATTTTTTGTTGCTGGACGAAATCCAGGAGCTGGGTGCGTTTGAGTCTGTCTTGAATTCATATCTTCGGAAACCAGAATTTGAAATTTTTGTAACGGGAAGTAACGCGAAGTTCCTGTCGAAGGATTTGATTACGGAGTTTGCAGGCCGGAGTGACCAGATTCATTTGTTGCCGCTTTCTTTCAGCGAGTTCATGGAAATTTTTTCTGGGGACAAGTACCAGGGCTTTGCGGAGTATCTGCTTTACGGAGGCTTGCCGCTAGTGGCGCAGGAACGCGATGCCGAAAAGAAGCGCCGCATTTTGTCGAGTCTTTTTGACGAAGTCTATATTCGCGATGTCGTCAAGCGGAATAAAATCAGGAACGAAAACGATTTAAGGGACTTGATTGATGTCTTGTCTTCGTCGGTGGGTTCGCTGTCGAGCGCAGAAAAGATAACGAACACGTTCCATAGCGAAAAAAAATCCAAGATAACCCGCAACACCGTAGCGAAATTTATCGATTATCTGGAAGATGCTTTCCTGATAAGTTCGGCCTCGCGTTATGACATCAAGGGCAAACGATATATCGGAGCTCCGAAGAAGTTCTACTTTGCGGATTTGGGTCTGCGAAATGCGCGACTCAATTTTAGGCAGTTCGAAGAAACGCACCTGATGGAGAACGCCATATACAATGAATTGCTATATCGCGGTTTCAACGTAGATGTTGGCGTGGTGGAACTTGCGCAAAAGAACGAGAGCGGTTCTGTTTCCCGCAAGAATCTTGAAATAGATTTTGTCTGTAATCTAGGGTCGGAGCGTTACTACATTCAGTCGGCATTTTCGATGCCCGACAACGAAAAAAGGGCCAAGGAAATTAGGCCGTTCAAGACGGTTCGGGATTCGTTCAAGAAAATTGTCGTCACAAAGGATTTTGTGCCGGCCTTCTATGACGAAAATGGAATTTTAACCATGAACGTCATTGATTTCTTGATGGAACCGAATAGTTTGATTTCTTTGGGGTGA
- a CDS encoding DEAD/DEAH box helicase family protein — MLLEDIESKKEILDEEQYNIPSYITDNLRYPLYEWQRRALENFLVNEITREKKKSKGEKQNPNHLMFNMATGSGKTLVMAALILYYYKQGFRNFIFFVNQNAILGKTQANFINGSHNKYLFKENIVIDGKRICIREVDVFSNSSDDIQIKFTTIQKLHNDIYKESENALLLSDLQKRDLILIGDEAHHLNASTAKKKKEQTEIETPSFIGELKDSAKDDDIEKSWETTICNYILGKKGKDGVSYAAEQNRNALLEFTATIPRNDLIQEKYEDKIITKFELKDFVEAKCTKHIRLVRSNLEQKERVLQALLLNWYRYRIGVDYGIPNFKPVILFRSKEIENSKADYQWFLTLCKNVKGADFGFVKKLSKIKNDSDDQADKTYSFDGRIFERIRLYMEERKISFENVAAYIRESFQERNIVITNSKTNKTQKEKTDGEIDYLLNSLEDRSNHIRAIFTVQRLTEGWDVLNLYDIVRLYTGRDTDYKNKKVGSHTTSEVQLIGRGVRYYPFAYKDKEKGRRKFDDDLQNELRILEEFYFHSEDEEKYISDLSNELKNRGLMQDKRTQKTFNVKEKYQSFLNGMYFFVNEKKENPNRRLKTLPKDFKNLPAFEWSIKGLYSEVQAVNLSQKEDTLYISDSAPTKTKAISFAEIPRHIKYKVIHRLNANSSSYFNYENVCKRFNVDSMDDFLNFVKDAKICISAPMKFEDIPNAELLKMCEGFMLYLQRELESYDKPYIGSDFKLVKFSDVFSFDDEKGKIGFKKEKMILIDDENDDAKENKRLEKELKNEDWYMLDSFWGSEEERKLIEYIKSRKSNIEDKYKSFQLLRNEEVYKIFDFETGQGFQPDFLLLLQGRNGNNNAYYQVFVEPKGKHLAGEDNDGWKEKFLLEISKRYGLKHVIVEKSNEYILIGLPFFNDTDKEIKERFDAEFKQTLKISC, encoded by the coding sequence ATGCTACTTGAAGACATTGAAAGTAAAAAAGAAATTCTTGACGAGGAACAATACAACATTCCTTCGTATATAACGGACAATCTTCGATATCCGCTCTATGAATGGCAACGCAGGGCGCTTGAAAATTTCCTAGTAAACGAAATTACTCGCGAAAAGAAAAAGAGCAAGGGCGAAAAACAGAATCCGAATCACCTAATGTTCAACATGGCAACCGGCAGTGGCAAGACTCTTGTTATGGCCGCTTTAATCCTGTATTATTACAAACAGGGATTTCGTAATTTCATCTTTTTCGTGAACCAAAACGCAATTCTCGGAAAAACCCAGGCAAATTTCATCAACGGTAGCCACAACAAATACTTGTTTAAAGAAAACATTGTAATTGATGGCAAAAGAATCTGCATTCGCGAAGTCGACGTATTCTCAAATTCAAGCGACGACATTCAGATTAAATTTACCACCATTCAAAAATTACACAACGATATTTACAAGGAAAGCGAAAATGCTTTACTTCTTTCGGACCTTCAAAAAAGAGACCTGATTCTTATTGGGGATGAAGCCCATCATCTTAACGCCAGCACAGCAAAGAAAAAGAAGGAACAAACAGAAATTGAGACGCCATCCTTTATAGGTGAACTAAAAGACAGTGCCAAGGACGACGATATCGAGAAATCATGGGAAACAACCATCTGCAACTATATATTGGGAAAGAAAGGCAAAGATGGAGTTTCTTACGCTGCCGAACAGAATAGGAACGCTCTTCTAGAATTTACCGCAACGATACCAAGAAATGATCTAATTCAAGAAAAATATGAAGACAAGATAATTACAAAGTTCGAGCTGAAAGATTTTGTGGAAGCTAAATGCACAAAGCATATTCGGTTAGTTCGCTCAAATCTTGAACAAAAAGAACGCGTTCTTCAAGCTCTTCTTCTGAATTGGTACAGATATCGAATTGGCGTAGATTATGGTATTCCGAATTTCAAGCCTGTCATACTTTTTCGTAGCAAGGAAATTGAAAATTCAAAGGCGGATTATCAGTGGTTTCTTACCCTGTGCAAAAATGTAAAGGGGGCCGATTTTGGGTTTGTGAAAAAACTTTCAAAAATAAAAAATGATAGTGACGATCAAGCCGATAAAACATATTCATTTGATGGTCGAATTTTTGAGAGAATTCGTCTCTATATGGAAGAGCGGAAAATCTCTTTTGAAAACGTAGCTGCTTATATTCGTGAGAGTTTCCAGGAACGAAATATAGTTATAACGAACTCAAAAACGAATAAAACGCAAAAAGAAAAAACAGATGGTGAAATAGATTATTTGCTGAATAGTCTAGAAGATCGTTCAAATCATATTCGTGCAATTTTTACCGTTCAACGTTTGACCGAAGGGTGGGACGTTCTAAATTTATACGATATTGTTCGTCTTTACACCGGTCGCGATACTGATTACAAAAATAAAAAAGTTGGTTCGCATACAACGAGTGAAGTCCAGTTGATAGGTCGTGGCGTTCGTTATTACCCATTCGCGTACAAGGACAAAGAAAAAGGTCGTCGAAAATTTGATGACGATCTACAAAATGAATTGCGGATTTTGGAAGAATTTTACTTCCATTCCGAAGACGAGGAAAAGTACATTTCCGACCTTTCTAATGAATTGAAAAATCGCGGCCTTATGCAAGATAAGCGAACGCAAAAGACCTTCAATGTCAAAGAAAAATATCAGAGTTTCTTGAATGGAATGTATTTCTTTGTCAACGAAAAAAAAGAAAATCCCAATAGGCGCTTAAAGACTTTACCAAAGGATTTCAAAAATCTCCCCGCATTTGAATGGAGTATAAAGGGATTATATTCTGAGGTGCAAGCAGTAAATCTATCTCAAAAAGAAGATACATTGTACATTAGTGACTCTGCGCCAACAAAAACAAAGGCTATCTCTTTTGCAGAAATTCCGCGACATATCAAGTACAAAGTCATTCACCGATTGAATGCAAATTCATCATCTTATTTCAACTATGAGAATGTTTGCAAAAGATTCAATGTTGATAGTATGGATGATTTTTTGAATTTTGTAAAGGATGCGAAAATCTGTATTTCGGCACCGATGAAATTTGAAGACATTCCAAATGCAGAGCTTCTGAAGATGTGTGAAGGATTTATGTTGTATTTGCAGCGTGAATTAGAATCTTATGATAAACCCTATATTGGCTCTGATTTTAAGTTGGTAAAATTTTCCGACGTATTCTCTTTTGATGACGAGAAAGGAAAAATTGGTTTCAAAAAAGAGAAGATGATTCTTATAGATGATGAGAATGATGATGCTAAAGAAAACAAACGGCTTGAAAAGGAACTGAAAAATGAAGACTGGTATATGCTTGATTCCTTCTGGGGCTCAGAAGAGGAGCGAAAGCTAATTGAATATATCAAGTCACGCAAATCTAATATAGAAGACAAATACAAGTCTTTTCAACTTTTGCGAAACGAAGAAGTCTATAAGATTTTTGACTTTGAAACAGGGCAAGGCTTTCAACCTGATTTTCTGTTGTTGTTACAAGGAAGGAATGGCAATAACAATGCGTATTATCAAGTGTTTGTTGAACCCAAGGGCAAACATCTCGCAGGCGAAGATAATGACGGTTGGAAAGAAAAATTCCTGTTGGAAATTTCAAAACGTTATGGGCTGAAACATGTCATTGTTGAAAAATCTAACGAATATATCCTCATCGGCCTTCCGTTCTTTAACGATACGGATAAAGAAATAAAAGAACGCTTTGATGCGGAATTTAAGCAAACCTTAAAAATTTCTTGTTGA